From a single Sphingobium lignivorans genomic region:
- a CDS encoding MFS transporter produces the protein MMQHRRVLVASLVGTTVEFYDFYIYATAASLVFGPLFFPASSPTAQLMAAYASFALAFLARPLGAAVFGHYGDRIGRKSTLVASLLLMGGSTFLIAFLPTYAMIGWLAPLLLCILRFGQGLGLGGEWGGAALLAVENAPPGWRGRFGMMPQLGAPLGFIAANGLFLVLGLWLSEAEFLAWGWRLPFLASAALVILGLWVRLRLGETPEFRAALDAEPPARIPMAELLTRHLRATMAGTLAVVACFALFYISTAFALGYATTSLGMARDQVLSMQLAAIFMLALGIILAGWWSDRQSAAKALIAGCAATVPLGFVFGAGFNADAPALLFMTLAVALLVMGFTYGPLGEWLTSLFPARVRYSGSSFAFNVGGILGGAMAPIVAQYLVATHGIGAVGLYLTAAGMVSLFGLVWLARE, from the coding sequence ATGATGCAGCATCGGCGAGTGCTGGTCGCCAGCCTGGTGGGCACCACGGTAGAATTCTACGATTTCTATATCTACGCGACCGCCGCGAGTCTGGTCTTCGGACCGCTTTTCTTTCCCGCCAGTTCCCCCACCGCGCAGCTCATGGCCGCTTATGCCAGCTTCGCGCTCGCCTTCCTTGCCCGACCGCTCGGCGCGGCGGTGTTCGGCCATTATGGCGATCGGATCGGCCGGAAGTCGACGCTGGTCGCCTCGCTGCTGCTGATGGGCGGCTCTACATTCCTGATCGCCTTCCTGCCGACTTATGCGATGATCGGCTGGCTGGCGCCGCTGCTGCTCTGCATCCTGCGCTTCGGGCAGGGACTGGGGCTCGGGGGCGAATGGGGCGGCGCCGCGCTGCTCGCGGTGGAGAATGCGCCGCCCGGCTGGCGCGGGCGCTTCGGCATGATGCCGCAGCTCGGCGCCCCGCTGGGTTTCATCGCCGCGAACGGCCTGTTCCTCGTGCTCGGCCTCTGGCTGAGCGAAGCCGAGTTCCTGGCATGGGGATGGCGCCTCCCGTTCCTCGCCAGCGCCGCGCTCGTCATTCTGGGCCTGTGGGTGCGCTTGCGGCTGGGCGAAACGCCGGAATTCCGGGCCGCGCTCGATGCTGAGCCTCCGGCCCGCATCCCGATGGCGGAGCTGCTGACGCGCCATCTGCGCGCAACGATGGCAGGCACGCTCGCGGTCGTGGCCTGCTTCGCGCTCTTCTACATCTCCACAGCCTTCGCGCTCGGCTACGCGACGACGAGCCTTGGCATGGCGCGCGACCAGGTGCTGTCCATGCAGCTTGCCGCGATCTTCATGCTCGCGCTGGGCATCATTCTCGCCGGCTGGTGGTCGGACCGGCAATCGGCCGCCAAAGCGCTGATCGCCGGCTGCGCCGCGACCGTGCCGCTCGGTTTCGTCTTCGGCGCGGGGTTCAATGCCGATGCGCCTGCCCTGCTCTTCATGACCCTGGCCGTCGCGCTGCTGGTGATGGGCTTCACTTACGGGCCGCTGGGCGAGTGGCTGACCTCTCTCTTCCCGGCCCGCGTGCGCTATTCCGGCTCGTCCTTCGCTTTCAATGTCGGCGGCATTCTCGGCGGCGCCATGGCGCCCATCGTTGCGCAATATCTCGTCGCGACGCACGGAATCGGGGCGGTCGGGCTTTATCTCACCGCCGCCGGCATGGTC
- a CDS encoding TrmH family RNA methyltransferase, whose amino-acid sequence MAREITGFSNPLVKRVRSLREKKLRKREGLFLAEGLRILTEARELGVLPEMIFLASGADPHPLASALINAVEAAGGDVIFTTPDILGKMSGKDNAQTLIGVYRDRLTPLPALDRARAPIWFVAQAMRDPGNLGTLMRIGDAVGAGGVILVDDCVDPFSVEAVRASMGAIFTQTIAHASWDEFLAWLRAGPGQLIGTSLNTDQDYQAPAYVPPAFLLIGNEARGLPAGYEAACDLLVKIPMLGRADSLNASVAGAVMAYEVLNQLRRTGDQGTAPQAPE is encoded by the coding sequence TTGGCCCGAGAAATCACCGGCTTTTCCAATCCGCTCGTCAAACGGGTCCGCTCCCTGCGCGAGAAGAAGCTGCGCAAGCGGGAGGGGCTTTTCCTTGCCGAAGGGCTGCGCATCCTGACCGAAGCGCGTGAGCTGGGCGTGCTGCCCGAGATGATCTTCCTCGCCAGCGGCGCGGACCCCCATCCCCTGGCCAGCGCGCTGATCAATGCGGTGGAAGCGGCCGGCGGCGACGTGATTTTCACCACGCCGGATATTCTCGGCAAGATGTCCGGCAAGGACAATGCCCAGACCCTCATCGGCGTCTATCGCGATCGGTTGACGCCCCTCCCCGCACTCGACCGCGCCCGGGCGCCCATCTGGTTCGTCGCGCAGGCGATGCGCGATCCCGGCAATCTCGGCACACTGATGCGCATCGGCGACGCCGTGGGCGCGGGCGGCGTGATACTGGTCGATGATTGCGTCGATCCCTTCTCCGTGGAGGCCGTGCGCGCTTCGATGGGCGCGATCTTCACGCAGACCATCGCCCATGCGAGCTGGGATGAATTCCTCGCCTGGCTGCGCGCCGGGCCGGGTCAGCTCATCGGCACCAGCCTCAACACCGATCAGGACTATCAGGCGCCCGCTTATGTCCCGCCCGCTTTCCTGCTGATCGGCAATGAAGCGCGCGGTCTGCCCGCCGGCTACGAAGCCGCCTGCGACCTGCTGGTGAAAATTCCGATGCTGGGCCGTGCCGACAGCCTGAACGCGTCCGTCGCCGGGGCGGTGATGGCCTATGAGGTGCTGAACCAGTTGCGGCGAACCGGAGATCAGGGCACGGCGCCGCAAGCGCCGGAGTGA
- a CDS encoding HPr family phosphocarrier protein: MMLSQTVRIANKRGLHARASAKFVTLASGLKATVTVRKDGHEVVGTSIMGLMMLGAAMGDDITISAAGEGAEEALAAMTALVQDRFGEE; the protein is encoded by the coding sequence ATGATGCTCAGCCAGACCGTGCGCATCGCCAACAAGCGGGGGCTGCACGCCCGCGCCAGCGCGAAATTCGTGACGCTCGCCAGCGGGCTCAAGGCGACCGTCACCGTGCGCAAGGATGGTCATGAAGTCGTCGGCACCTCGATCATGGGACTCATGATGCTGGGCGCGGCGATGGGCGACGACATCACGATTTCCGCTGCGGGCGAAGGCGCCGAGGAGGCTCTGGCCGCCATGACCGCGCTGGTCCAGGATCGCTTCGGCGAGGAATAG